In Leptospira bouyouniensis, the following proteins share a genomic window:
- a CDS encoding glycogen/starch synthase, with protein MKILHASAEYFPYIKMGGLADMLASLTKVQAQSEEVYVALPLIGTMGKEPQWTGKEFKALLAEDTNEKTMAVSLLAKARFREAEESGVKLYFFDSELFLNLASIYGQAEEHYRFAIFSYACYALSQILKVDAFHAHDWHTAISLALQKNSSKSIPSLFTIHNLAYQGDHPFWMTGFLKEDPFRLVTSPFDHDEKCNYMKVGILSAGQITTVSPGYREETLTEPNGFGLSYVLNKRKANYSGILNGIDPDEWNPESDKRIFQTYNLQNWKEGKSKNKEELYREIGRPNLPLDAPLIGLIGRLTYQKGFPTFLQAFLERRHLPHRYVVLGSGDPETENAFFHLSDTMPDVFYFYKGYNESLAHKIEAASDFFLMPSLFEPCGLNQMYSHAYGTIPIVSRVGGLKDTVEESIDPKFKTGIVFEPNDVGSLGYALERAKDLFVSPDRDIVVKNMMKLDWTWKKRKLEYDNIYKSAIERLQ; from the coding sequence ATGAAGATTCTCCACGCATCCGCAGAATATTTTCCTTACATCAAGATGGGGGGCCTTGCGGACATGCTTGCCTCCCTCACAAAAGTACAAGCCCAATCAGAAGAAGTTTATGTCGCTTTACCACTCATCGGAACGATGGGCAAAGAGCCGCAATGGACTGGCAAAGAATTCAAGGCACTTCTTGCCGAAGATACCAATGAAAAAACCATGGCAGTCTCCTTACTTGCGAAAGCAAGGTTTCGGGAAGCGGAAGAATCCGGTGTGAAGTTGTACTTTTTTGATTCGGAATTGTTTCTCAACCTGGCTTCGATTTATGGGCAGGCAGAAGAACACTATCGATTCGCCATTTTTTCCTACGCTTGTTATGCGCTAAGCCAAATCTTAAAAGTGGATGCCTTCCATGCACATGACTGGCATACCGCCATCTCCTTAGCTTTACAAAAAAATTCATCAAAGTCCATCCCATCTCTTTTCACAATCCACAATCTCGCCTACCAAGGAGACCATCCCTTTTGGATGACTGGATTTCTAAAAGAAGATCCCTTTCGCCTTGTCACAAGTCCTTTTGACCACGATGAAAAATGCAATTATATGAAAGTTGGGATTCTTTCCGCGGGACAAATTACAACTGTAAGCCCTGGTTATAGAGAAGAAACTCTCACAGAACCCAATGGATTTGGACTGAGTTATGTATTAAATAAAAGAAAGGCAAATTATTCAGGTATCTTAAACGGAATTGATCCAGATGAATGGAACCCTGAGTCCGACAAACGAATTTTCCAAACCTATAACTTGCAGAATTGGAAAGAAGGCAAATCAAAAAACAAAGAAGAACTCTACCGTGAAATCGGAAGGCCTAACTTGCCTTTGGATGCACCACTCATTGGCCTAATTGGTAGGCTCACTTACCAAAAGGGATTTCCCACTTTTCTCCAAGCATTTTTAGAAAGACGCCACTTGCCACACCGCTATGTGGTTCTTGGATCAGGTGATCCAGAAACAGAAAATGCTTTTTTTCATTTATCCGATACAATGCCTGATGTGTTTTATTTTTACAAAGGATACAATGAATCACTTGCCCATAAAATTGAGGCAGCCAGTGATTTTTTCCTGATGCCATCCCTATTTGAACCTTGTGGTTTAAACCAAATGTATAGCCACGCCTATGGAACAATTCCAATTGTTTCTCGAGTGGGAGGTTTAAAGGATACCGTAGAAGAATCAATTGATCCAAAATTCAAAACGGGAATTGTTTTTGAACCGAATGACGTAGGTTCGCTGGGTTACGCTTTAGAACGAGCAAAAGATTTGTTCGTTTCTCCCGATCGAGATATTGTAGTGAAAAACATGATGAAACTCGATTGGACATGGAAAAAACGTAAGTTAGAATATGATAATATTTATAAATCTGCAATTGAAAGATTACAATGA
- the pckA gene encoding phosphoenolpyruvate carboxykinase (ATP) → MSVSTNLKGLAELGLKPSEVFHNLSYEEIYQHELNNKEGVTSDNGTMMVDTGIFTGRSPKDKYFVDEPSSTNNIWWGPVNTKVSEAIFDELYAEVTKFLDNKKLYVFDGHAGTNDDTRISLRVVTERAWQHHFCTNMFLRPTKEELAKLNPEFTIINASGYKNAKYKEHGLNSEVFVIFHLAKKICIIGGTEYGGEMKKGIFSVMNYYLPLKNVLTMHCSANVGKDGDSALFFGLSGTGKTTLSTDPNRKLIGDDEHGWDDNGIFNIEGGCYAKTINLDPKTEPEIYAAIRRDALLENVVFDATTKKVDYSSAAKTENTRVSYPIFHIDNIQPGSKAGHPNTVIFLTYDAYGVLPAVSKLSIEQAMYHFLSGYTAKVAGTERGVKEPQATFSACFGQAFMTLHPTYYAKLLGEKMKKHKVNAYLINTGLVGGKYGVGKRMNLPATRQIINEILNGNIEKSEFEKHPVFQVSFPKSVNGVDAHILNPRNAWENKEEYDKTAADLAKQFVENYKKYLTGSKEFDYSQYGPVA, encoded by the coding sequence ATGTCAGTATCTACTAATCTAAAAGGCCTTGCTGAATTAGGCCTAAAACCGTCCGAAGTCTTCCATAACTTATCATACGAAGAAATTTACCAGCACGAATTGAATAACAAAGAAGGTGTTACTTCTGATAACGGAACGATGATGGTGGATACAGGGATTTTTACGGGTCGATCCCCAAAAGACAAATACTTTGTCGATGAACCTTCTTCTACCAATAACATTTGGTGGGGACCTGTTAACACAAAGGTTTCGGAAGCAATTTTCGATGAACTTTACGCAGAAGTTACAAAATTCCTAGATAACAAAAAATTATACGTATTCGATGGCCATGCAGGGACCAACGACGACACACGTATCTCTCTCCGTGTGGTCACAGAAAGAGCTTGGCAACACCACTTTTGCACCAACATGTTCCTTCGCCCAACCAAAGAAGAACTCGCAAAACTCAATCCAGAGTTTACGATCATCAATGCATCGGGTTATAAAAACGCAAAATACAAAGAACACGGCTTAAATTCCGAAGTGTTTGTGATCTTCCACTTAGCGAAAAAAATCTGTATCATCGGTGGAACAGAATACGGTGGGGAAATGAAAAAAGGGATTTTCTCTGTCATGAATTACTACCTCCCACTCAAAAACGTTCTGACAATGCATTGTTCTGCTAACGTTGGTAAGGATGGAGACAGCGCGCTTTTCTTCGGTCTTTCTGGAACAGGAAAAACAACTCTTTCCACTGACCCAAATCGCAAACTCATCGGTGATGATGAACACGGTTGGGACGATAATGGAATCTTCAACATTGAAGGTGGATGTTATGCAAAAACCATCAACCTCGATCCAAAAACAGAACCAGAAATTTATGCTGCCATCCGACGAGATGCACTTTTGGAAAACGTTGTCTTCGATGCGACAACGAAAAAAGTTGATTACTCATCTGCGGCAAAAACTGAAAACACTCGTGTATCGTACCCAATCTTCCACATCGACAACATCCAACCAGGATCCAAAGCAGGTCACCCAAACACTGTAATCTTCTTAACCTATGATGCATATGGTGTTCTTCCAGCAGTGTCTAAACTTTCCATCGAACAAGCGATGTATCACTTCCTTTCTGGTTATACAGCAAAGGTTGCAGGAACAGAGCGCGGAGTCAAAGAACCACAAGCAACTTTCTCTGCTTGTTTTGGTCAGGCGTTTATGACCCTTCACCCAACATACTATGCAAAGTTACTTGGTGAAAAAATGAAAAAACACAAAGTAAATGCTTACCTCATCAACACAGGTCTTGTGGGTGGAAAGTATGGCGTGGGAAAACGAATGAACCTTCCTGCAACTCGCCAAATCATCAATGAAATCCTTAACGGAAACATTGAAAAATCAGAGTTTGAAAAACACCCAGTATTCCAAGTGTCTTTCCCTAAATCCGTAAACGGTGTGGATGCTCATATCCTAAACCCACGTAACGCTTGGGAAAACAAAGAAGAATACGACAAAACTGCCGCAGACCTTGCGAAACAATTTGTAGAAAACTACAAAAAGTATCTCACTGGTTCAAAGGAATTTGATTACAGCCAATACGGCCCAGTAGCGTAA
- a CDS encoding DUF1993 domain-containing protein, protein MIFEITVQSFQKGLKNLHHILEKAELHADIKKFPFENLLNSRLFPDQFPLTKQIQIACDTAKLCVARISGKEAPKHEDTESNLNELKQRIHSVLQYLETYQESDFKSVFEIKVTQPRWEGKYLTGFEYLTHHAIPNFYFHVTTAYAILRHNGVEIGKKDYLGEMPFKK, encoded by the coding sequence ATGATCTTCGAAATCACTGTCCAATCCTTTCAAAAGGGACTCAAAAATTTACATCATATTCTAGAAAAAGCAGAGCTCCACGCTGATATAAAAAAGTTCCCTTTTGAAAACTTACTTAATTCAAGATTATTCCCAGACCAATTTCCTTTAACCAAACAAATCCAAATTGCCTGTGATACAGCAAAACTCTGTGTGGCTCGTATTTCCGGAAAAGAGGCACCGAAACACGAGGATACAGAATCAAACTTAAATGAACTGAAACAAAGAATTCATTCTGTACTTCAGTATTTGGAAACATACCAAGAATCAGATTTTAAATCTGTGTTTGAAATCAAAGTAACACAACCTAGATGGGAAGGAAAGTATCTTACTGGATTTGAATACTTAACTCATCATGCAATTCCAAACTTTTATTTTCATGTCACAACTGCTTATGCGATTCTCCGACATAACGGAGTGGAGATAGGGAAAAAAGATTATTTGGGTGAGATGCCATTTAAGAAATAA
- a CDS encoding TPM domain-containing protein produces MIRKFITLLFVTLFICLAVNCSESNEESLDTLVAKVPNPKTLRNSWVEDGAGVLTDTSVIDQMINAEESVSGLEIAVVTLPTIGSYVPKDFAVALFNYWKIGKKGKDNGILVLHIIDQRRVEIEIGYGLEGDLPDATVKRIIDTYTIPAFKADNFQQGHADTVAALIHKLKSPEIPVEELVTDGTANFALTDTSSEPTNSDSANEFQRTDVYDYQGKAYTNLSSEEKQILDQTIELYNTTPNFFLNDEESRLLNEKFAETERIEKEESFQFKSTFVLGYLGLFLFLNFFQRIIVWLTPSPTAKYHIVHKTDFILYYGLVISPLIIIITSLSLYLDEALFPVSIFLIIASIIVYFIFFGDRRMQQLQARLQAIRNIPRTCKHCGNTMTKLSEEADNKHLSSGQVSEEIVNSVDYDVWVCESCKNHSVFKFRNISPEYIYTGTSFPKIKVCPECKFETFVCKSSRVLSPATYSSSGKVEVKRNCAHCKHNAIEYETIPKKQKSSSGSGSSGGGGGGGSFGGGSSGGGGSGGSY; encoded by the coding sequence CTGATTCGTAAGTTCATAACCTTACTGTTCGTCACTTTGTTTATTTGTTTAGCAGTAAATTGTTCCGAATCCAATGAAGAATCACTTGATACCCTTGTTGCCAAAGTCCCTAATCCAAAAACACTCCGCAATAGTTGGGTGGAAGACGGTGCGGGAGTCCTAACCGACACGTCTGTGATCGACCAAATGATCAATGCCGAGGAATCTGTTTCTGGATTAGAAATTGCAGTGGTCACTCTTCCAACAATCGGAAGTTATGTGCCAAAAGACTTTGCAGTGGCTTTGTTTAACTATTGGAAGATCGGGAAAAAGGGAAAAGACAATGGAATCCTTGTTTTACACATCATTGACCAAAGGCGAGTAGAAATCGAAATTGGTTATGGACTAGAAGGTGATCTTCCCGATGCCACGGTCAAACGGATTATTGACACTTACACCATCCCTGCATTTAAAGCAGATAATTTCCAACAAGGTCATGCTGATACAGTGGCCGCTCTCATTCACAAACTTAAGTCTCCCGAAATCCCAGTGGAAGAATTGGTGACAGATGGAACAGCTAACTTTGCTCTAACAGACACTAGCTCTGAACCCACCAATTCAGATAGTGCAAATGAATTCCAACGCACCGATGTATATGATTACCAAGGCAAGGCTTATACGAATCTCAGCTCTGAAGAAAAACAAATCCTTGACCAAACAATAGAATTGTACAACACCACTCCCAATTTTTTCTTAAATGACGAAGAATCGAGACTCTTAAATGAAAAATTTGCAGAAACAGAAAGAATAGAAAAAGAAGAGTCTTTCCAATTCAAATCAACATTCGTTTTAGGTTACTTGGGATTATTTCTTTTCTTAAATTTTTTCCAAAGAATCATTGTTTGGCTAACTCCTTCTCCAACCGCTAAATACCATATCGTTCACAAAACAGATTTTATTCTTTATTATGGACTTGTGATAAGTCCCCTTATCATTATCATCACGTCTCTCTCTTTGTACTTAGATGAAGCATTATTTCCCGTTTCGATTTTTCTCATTATCGCAAGTATAATCGTATATTTTATTTTCTTTGGTGACCGACGTATGCAACAGTTACAAGCAAGGTTACAAGCCATACGGAATATACCAAGGACTTGCAAACATTGTGGGAACACGATGACCAAACTTTCCGAAGAAGCAGATAACAAACATCTTTCTTCCGGTCAAGTTTCAGAAGAAATTGTAAACTCCGTAGATTATGATGTTTGGGTATGTGAAAGTTGTAAAAATCATTCCGTATTTAAATTTCGTAATATCAGCCCCGAATACATTTATACAGGTACATCTTTTCCTAAAATCAAAGTTTGTCCTGAGTGTAAATTTGAAACCTTTGTATGTAAATCCAGTCGTGTTTTATCTCCGGCAACTTACAGTAGTTCGGGGAAGGTAGAAGTAAAACGAAATTGTGCCCATTGCAAACACAATGCCATAGAATACGAAACAATTCCCAAAAAACAAAAAAGTAGTTCTGGCTCTGGCAGCAGTGGCGGCGGAGGAGGTGGTGGTAGTTTTGGAGGTGGATCTTCTGGCGGAGGGGGAAGTGGCGGCAGTTACTAA
- a CDS encoding carboxypeptidase-like regulatory domain-containing protein, with translation MIRRFKSILILSFFTKLSNCYLNPLIQKFIVTEPKEEYSLISSLSLLTLSPNPFALSLTGQIRNENGSTVTDAILRVTNRSNEMDGLYVSATTDVGGRF, from the coding sequence ATGATTCGAAGATTCAAATCGATACTGATCCTTTCCTTTTTCACAAAACTTTCCAACTGTTACTTGAATCCACTCATCCAAAAATTTATCGTCACTGAACCGAAAGAAGAATACTCTCTTATTTCGAGTTTGTCCTTGTTAACATTATCTCCTAATCCCTTTGCACTTTCACTAACAGGTCAAATTCGGAATGAAAATGGTTCAACGGTCACTGATGCCATCCTAAGAGTGACCAACCGCTCCAATGAAATGGATGGACTGTATGTTTCTGCTACAACCGATGTGGGGGGAAGGTTTTGA
- a CDS encoding Ig-like domain-containing protein — protein MRSVLFYISCILSFSCYYNPLVNALLNPPETQENNSALALLGLSGPSLLITGQIIDPNGLAEAGLVLQPGKSFAPQSKSTSPGFTTVVGGRFFIPYQSGQISFTVYKENLYYFEFTLDVESANQISYSLYGAAPGIQINGLGVVNITDQTNVFDLVKAYTLDGVLMQVLLNGNVETSINSMYFEFSEPPIPALANEFVNAWISENISVSPATSFDNVMSVSGNTLTISPMSLTFNTNYEIILKSSILSATGKPLTPRTIRFFYPPPS, from the coding sequence ATGCGATCGGTTCTATTTTACATTTCTTGTATTTTATCTTTTTCTTGTTATTATAATCCACTCGTCAATGCCCTGTTAAATCCCCCTGAAACACAGGAAAACAATTCCGCATTAGCTCTCTTGGGTCTTTCTGGCCCATCACTTTTGATCACAGGACAAATCATCGATCCCAATGGACTGGCTGAGGCAGGTCTTGTTTTGCAACCAGGAAAATCTTTTGCTCCGCAATCTAAATCAACAAGTCCAGGTTTTACAACAGTTGTTGGAGGAAGATTTTTTATCCCTTATCAATCAGGGCAGATCTCTTTTACGGTCTATAAAGAGAATTTGTATTATTTTGAATTTACTTTAGATGTTGAAAGCGCTAATCAAATTTCCTATAGTTTGTATGGAGCTGCTCCCGGGATTCAAATCAATGGACTAGGCGTAGTCAATATTACAGATCAGACGAATGTATTTGATTTGGTAAAAGCTTATACTCTTGATGGAGTATTAATGCAAGTCTTACTCAATGGGAATGTGGAGACATCGATTAATTCCATGTATTTCGAATTTTCAGAGCCACCAATCCCTGCATTAGCAAATGAGTTCGTAAATGCTTGGATTTCTGAAAATATCAGTGTTTCTCCAGCAACTTCTTTTGATAATGTCATGAGTGTTTCAGGTAATACCCTTACCATTTCTCCAATGAGTTTAACCTTCAATACAAATTATGAGATTATACTGAAATCAAGTATTCTTTCAGCAACGGGCAAACCTTTAACACCGAGAACAATTAGATTTTTTTACCCACCTCCTTCTTAA
- a CDS encoding carboxypeptidase-like regulatory domain-containing protein: MKPNKKPFHFFILSKILKGIVILFVPFLLFQNCYLNPFVYELLNPKLEDEKKGGLFDGGLLLALNGVTTTIYITGVIRNGSGDAQVNKEYSVIASESNNFGTDSSGTTDSTGRFFLGIGPGDTTVRVTELGEDLVTFTLNLGGPDFIAVKNVNPINYEIGSFIPYNPTSKPTLFELVSTSPANNETYVGMSPNLTLTFSDSLPEWNFSTLTTLVANNVLVTPSGMSLLSPSLSPPNTIIIMTNVSIYDIEYTVQIGPGFYSANGIPLTPRSVKFRLETPP; the protein is encoded by the coding sequence ATGAAACCGAATAAAAAACCATTTCATTTTTTTATCTTGAGTAAAATCTTAAAAGGGATCGTCATCCTATTCGTTCCTTTTCTGTTGTTTCAGAATTGTTATCTCAATCCATTTGTTTATGAATTATTGAATCCAAAATTAGAAGATGAGAAAAAAGGTGGCCTCTTTGATGGAGGTCTCTTACTGGCACTAAATGGAGTGACAACCACTATTTATATTACAGGTGTTATCCGAAACGGATCTGGCGATGCCCAGGTAAACAAAGAATATTCAGTCATCGCTTCAGAAAGTAATAATTTTGGAACCGATAGCTCTGGCACCACGGATTCCACTGGAAGGTTTTTTTTGGGCATTGGTCCTGGAGATACAACGGTTCGTGTCACTGAACTAGGGGAAGATCTTGTTACCTTTACCTTGAATCTCGGTGGACCAGATTTCATTGCAGTGAAAAACGTTAATCCTATCAACTACGAAATTGGTAGTTTCATTCCATATAATCCAACAAGTAAACCAACATTATTTGAACTGGTTAGTACCTCCCCCGCAAATAATGAAACTTATGTTGGAATGTCTCCTAACTTAACTCTTACATTTTCTGATTCTCTACCTGAATGGAATTTTTCGACTTTGACAACGTTAGTTGCCAATAATGTATTAGTTACACCTTCAGGTATGAGTTTGCTGAGTCCAAGTTTATCACCACCAAATACAATCATTATAATGACGAATGTATCGATTTACGATATCGAATATACCGTTCAAATTGGTCCTGGTTTTTATTCGGCAAATGGGATACCATTAACTCCACGTTCAGTCAAATTTCGACTAGAGACTCCTCCGTAA